The Meriones unguiculatus strain TT.TT164.6M chromosome 1, Bangor_MerUng_6.1, whole genome shotgun sequence genome has a segment encoding these proteins:
- the Kank1 gene encoding KN motif and ankyrin repeat domain-containing protein 1 isoform X4 — translation METRRRLEQERLTMQMAPGDFRRPRLASFGGMGSTSSLPSFMGSANHNPAMHQLQNGYQGNGDFNSCVPAAPTTSSIGSSIRHSPLSSGISTPVTNVSPTHLQHIREQMAIALKRLKELEEQVRTIPVLQVKISVLQEEKRQLASQLKNQRAASQNDLCGVRKRSYSAGNASQLELLSRAQRGGGELYIDYEEEEMESVEQSTLRIKEFRQLTADMQALEQKIQDSSCEAASELRENGQCPSRECKSVAVGSDENMNDIVVYRRDFRSCKDTAVGTVTETRNFGISVTEAMLGVITEADKEIELQQQTIEALKEKIYRLEVQLKETTHDREMTKLKQELQAAGSRKKIDKATMAQPLVFSKVVEAVVPTRDQMVGSHVDTMDLCVGTSVQTSSVGTSCHPDRKNQTVGPELPMNWWVVKERVGMHDRCIGRSVETCDRSVGVEVSVCETGSNTEASGSDLTLLKTNLNLKDVRSIGCGDCSVDVIVCFPKECTSRSMNTEALGREEAAVMAVPHTTNQHTSTNLEQVDQCTNTEAATLVESCTNTFLSTLEKQTSTQTVEMRTVAIGEGRVKDINPSAKTRSVGVGTVLSGSSEFDKPSTVKTKESGVGQINIHDSYLVGLKMRTIACGPPQLTVGLMGSRRSVGVGHEPVGDLLEEPPQPQVAPGMMTGLDHYIERVQKLLAEQQALLAENYSELAEAFGEPHSQIGSLNSQLISTLSSINSVMKSASTDELRNPDFQKNSLGKITGNHLEYTCKCGGLRPGGPLNVQTSQPEQEAGMTEGKLLGGRDQFPAQGDALRPVNLTDDQIATGLYVCPNNENTLKSIMKKNDGNKDSNGAKKNLQFIGINGGYETTSSDDSSSDGSSSSESDDEDALESPPEEEEEEEEEDDDTQGMAEGHHAVNIEGFKSARVEDEMQVPECEPEKVEIRERYELSEKVLSACNLLKDNINDPKALTSKDMRFCLNTLQHEWFRVSSQKSAVPAMVGDYIAAFEAVSPDVLRYIINMADGNGNTALHYSVSHSNFEIVKLLLDADVCNVNHQNKAGYTPIMLAALAAVEAEKDMQVVEELFGCGDVNAKASQAGQTALMLAVSHGRIDMVKGLLACGADVNIQDDEGSTALMCASEHGHVEIVKLLLAQPGCNGHLEDNDGSTALSIALEAGHKDIAVLLYAHVNFAKAPSPGTPRLGRKTSPGPTHRGSFD, via the exons ATGGAGACCAGGAGAAGGCTCGAACAGGAGAGACTCACCATGCAGATGGCACCGGGTGACTTCAGAAGGCCCAGGCTGGCCAGTTTTGGGGGCATGGGCTCCACGAGCTCCCTCCCATCCTTTATGGGTTCTGCTAACCACAACCCTGCCATGCACCAGCTTCAGAACGGCTATCAGGGCAATGGGGATTTCAACAGCTGTGTCCCAGCAGCTCCCACCACATCCTCCATCGGGAGCTCCATCCGGCACAGCCCTCTCAGTTCGGGGATCTCCACCCCAGTGACCAACGTGAGCCCCACGCACCTGCAGCACATCCGAGAACAGATGGCCATCGCCTTGAAACGCCTGAAGGAACTTGAGGAGCAGGTGAGAACCATCCCCGTGCTCCAAGTTAAGATCTCTGTCTTGCAAGAAGAGAAAAGGCAGTTGGCCTCGCAGCTGAAAAACCAGAGGGCCGCATCCCAGAACGACTTGTGTGGTGTGAGGAAGCGCTCCTACAGTGCAGGCAATGCGTCCCAGCTGGAGCTGCTCTCCCGAGCCCAAAGGGGTGGCGGGGAATTATACATTGACTAcgaagaggaagagatggagagcgTGGAGCAGAGCACCCTGAGGATCAAGGAGTTCCGGCAGCTCACGGCTGACATGCAGGCACTGGAGCAGAAGATTCAGGACAGCAGCTGTGAGGCCgcctcagagctcagggagaaTGGGCAGTGCCCATCTCGGGAGTGCAAGTCCGTGGCTGTGGGTAGTGATGAGAACATGAATGACATTGTTGTGTACCGCAGAGACTTCAGGTCCTGCAAGGATACGGCTGTGGGGACGGTCACCGAGACAAGGAATTTTGGCATCAGCGTGACAGAAGCCATGCTCGGGGTTATTACGGAGGCTGACAAAGAGATTGAGCTACAGCAGCAGACCATAGAGGCCTTAAAGGAAAAGATTTACCGCCTGGAAGTACAGCTTAAAGAAACGACCCATGACCGGGAGATGACTAAGCTAAAGCAAGAACTACAGGCTGCTGGATCCAGGAAGAAAATTGACAAGGCCACAATGGCTCAGCCCCTTGTCTTCAGCAAGGTGGTGGAGGCCGTGGTGCCAACCAGAGACCAAATGGTTGGCAGTCATGTGGACACAATGGATTTGTGTGTTGGGACCTCTGTGCAGACAAGCAGTGTGGGCACCTCCTGCCATCCTGACCGCAAGAATCAAACCGTGGGGCCTGAGCTGCCCATGAATTGGTGGGTAGTGAAGGAAAGGGTGGGAATGCATGACCGATGCATAGGGAGGTCAGTGGAGACGTGTGACCGGAGCGTGGGGGTGGAAGTCAGCGTCTGTGAAACAGGCAGCAACACAGAGGCTTCTGGGAGTGACCTAACACTCCTAAAGACAAACCTGAACCTCAAAGACGTACGGTCCATTGGCTGTGGAGATTGCTCCGTTGACGTGATTGTCTGCTTTCCCAAGGAGTGCACCTCACGAAGCATGAACACAGAGGCTCTAGGCCGGGAGGAAGCTGCTGTCATGGCGGTGCCTCATACCACAAACCAGCACACCAGCACCAATCTGGAGCAGGTGGACCAGTGCACTAATACGGAGGCGGCCACCCTGGTGGAGTCCTGCACCAACACTTTCCTCAGCACTCTGGAGAAGCAGACTAGCACCCAGACGGTGGAGATGCGAACGGTGGCCATAGGAGAAGGCCGGGTCAAAGACATCAACCCCTCCGCCAAGACTCGGTCTGTTGGTGTTGGGACAGTGCTGTCTGGCTCTTCTGAGTTTGACAAGCCATCTACTGTGAAAACCAAAGAGTCGGGTGTGGGACAGATAAATATCCACGACAGCTATCTGGTTGGTCTCAAAATGAGGACCATAGCGTGTGGGCCTCCGCAGTTGACCGTGGGACTGATGGGCAGCAGGAGGAGCGTGGGTGTTGGGCACGAGCCTGTAGGGGATCTCCTGGAGGAGCCCCCTCAGCCTCAGGTCGCACCTGGAATGATGACTGGCTTGGATCACTACATCGAGCGCGTGCAGAAGCTGCTGGCAGAGCAACAGGCATTGCTGGCTGAGAACTACAGTGAGCTGGCGGAGGCTTTTGGGGAGCCTCATTCACAGATCGGCTCCCTCAATTCGCAGCTCATCAGCACCCTGTCATCCATCAATTCCGTCATGAAGTCTGCAAGCACGGACGAGCTCAGGAACCCCGACTTCCAGAAAAACAGTCTAGGTAAAATCACAG GAAACCACTTAGAATATACTTGTAAGTGCGGAGGCCTTCGGCCGGGAGGACCGTTAAATGTGCAAACATCGCAGCCCGAGCAAGAGGCGGGGATGACAGAAGGGAAGCTCCTTGGGGGCCGGGACCAGTTCCCCGCTCAGGGAGATGCTCTGCGCCCGGTGAACCTGACAGATGACCAGATAGCCACCGGCCTCTATG TATGTCCAAATAATGAAAATACACTGAAGTCTATCATGAAGAAGAACGATGGGAATAAAGATTCAAACGGCGCCAAAAAGAACCTTCAGTTCATTGGCATTAATGGCGG GTATGAGACAACTTCCAGTGACGATTCCAGCTCAGATGGGAGCTCTTCTTCTGAGTCAGATGACGAGGACGCCCTTGAGTCTCCTcccgaggaagaggaggaggaggaagaggaggatgacgACACTCAGGGAATGGCGGAAGGGCACCACGCAGTTAATATTGAAGGTTTCAAGTCTGCCAGGGTGGAAGATGAAATGCAGGTTCCAGAATGTGAACCTGAGAAGGTGGAAATCAGAGAGAG GTATGAATTAAGCGAAAAGGTATTGTCTGCATGCAACTTACTGAAAGATAACATAAACGACCCCAAAGCTTTGACGAGCAAAGACATG AGGTTCTGTCTGAACACCCTCCAGCACGAGTGGTTCCGCGTGTCCAGTCAGAAGTCCGCCGTGCCGGCCATGGTGGGGGACTACATCGCCGCATTCGAGGCCGTCTCCCCGGATGTGCTCCGTTACATCATCAACATGGCCGACGGCAATGGGAACACTGCCCTCCACTACAGTGTGTCTCACTCCAACTTCGAGATTGTCAAGCTGCTTCTGGACGCAG ACGTGTGTAACGTCAACCACCAGAACAAGGCTGGGTACACACCCATCATGCTGGCGGCGCTCGCAGCCGTGGAGGCGGAGAAGGACATGCAGGTTGTAGAAGAGCTCTTCGGCTGTGGAGACGTGAACGCCAAGGCCAGTCAG GCAGGACAGACAGCCCTCATGCTGGCCGTCAGCCACGGGCGGATAGACATGGTGAAGGGCCTCCTGGCCTGTGGGGCTGACGTCAACATCCAGGACGATGAGGGCTCCACCGCCCTAATGTGTGCCAGTGAGCATGGGCACGTGGAGATTGTGAAGTTGCTGCTGGCCCAGCCAGGCTGCAATGGCCACCTGGAGGACAAC GATGGCAGCACTGCTCTCTCCATAGCCCTGGAGGCCGGACACAAAGACATCGCCGTTCTTCTGTATGCCCACGTCAACTTCGCGAAAGCCCCATCTCCG gGCACCCCCAGGCTTGGAAGAAAGACGTCTCCTGGTCCCACTCACCGAGGTTCCTTTGACTGA
- the Kank1 gene encoding KN motif and ankyrin repeat domain-containing protein 1 isoform X3, which yields MAYTTKVNGCPAEKADEVLNGDHNKEQKDPYFVETPYGFQLDLDFVKYVDDIQKGNTIKKLNIQKRRKPSAPCPEVRAPPGPQGVWTSTESLSSSNSDDSKQYPSFLLARSHVTSTPIPRPPAPPENSSTFAIPENRQLLPPPSPQLPKHNLHVTKTLMETRRRLEQERLTMQMAPGDFRRPRLASFGGMGSTSSLPSFMGSANHNPAMHQLQNGYQGNGDFNSCVPAAPTTSSIGSSIRHSPLSSGISTPVTNVSPTHLQHIREQMAIALKRLKELEEQVRTIPVLQVKISVLQEEKRQLASQLKNQRAASQNDLCGVRKRSYSAGNASQLELLSRAQRGGGELYIDYEEEEMESVEQSTLRIKEFRQLTADMQALEQKIQDSSCEAASELRENGQCPSRECKSVAVGSDENMNDIVVYRRDFRSCKDTAVGTVTETRNFGISVTEAMLGVITEADKEIELQQQTIEALKEKIYRLEVQLKETTHDREMTKLKQELQAAGSRKKIDKATMAQPLVFSKVVEAVVPTRDQMVGSHVDTMDLCVGTSVQTSSVGTSCHPDRKNQTVGPELPMNWWVVKERVGMHDRCIGRSVETCDRSVGVEVSVCETGSNTEASGSDLTLLKTNLNLKDVRSIGCGDCSVDVIVCFPKECTSRSMNTEALGREEAAVMAVPHTTNQHTSTNLEQVDQCTNTEAATLVESCTNTFLSTLEKQTSTQTVEMRTVAIGEGRVKDINPSAKTRSVGVGTVLSGSSEFDKPSTVKTKESGVGQINIHDSYLVGLKMRTIACGPPQLTVGLMGSRRSVGVGHEPVGDLLEEPPQPQVAPGMMTGLDHYIERVQKLLAEQQALLAENYSELAEAFGEPHSQIGSLNSQLISTLSSINSVMKSASTDELRNPDFQKNSLGKITGNHLEYTCKCGGLRPGGPLNVQTSQPEQEAGMTEGKLLGGRDQFPAQGDALRPVNLTDDQIATGLYVCPNNENTLKSIMKKNDGNKDSNGAKKNLQFIGINGGYELSEKVLSACNLLKDNINDPKALTSKDMRFCLNTLQHEWFRVSSQKSAVPAMVGDYIAAFEAVSPDVLRYIINMADGNGNTALHYSVSHSNFEIVKLLLDADVCNVNHQNKAGYTPIMLAALAAVEAEKDMQVVEELFGCGDVNAKASQAGQTALMLAVSHGRIDMVKGLLACGADVNIQDDEGSTALMCASEHGHVEIVKLLLAQPGCNGHLEDNDGSTALSIALEAGHKDIAVLLYAHVNFAKAPSPGTPRLGRKTSPGPTHRGSFD from the exons aaaAAGCAGATGAAGTTCTGAATGGGGACCATAACAAGGAACAGAAAGACCCATATTTTGTGGAAACCCCTTATGGTTTTCAGCTAGACTTGGATTTCGTCAAATACGTGGATGACATTCAGAAGGGAAATACGATCAAGAAACTGAACATCCAGAAGAGGCGAAAGCCATCGGCACCATGTCCAGAAGTCAGGGCCCCACCTGGTCCTCAAGGTGTGTGGACTTCCACTGAATCCCTGTCGTCCTCCAACAGTGATGACAGCAAGCAGTACCCCAGCTTCCTCCTAGCCAGGAGCCACGTTACGTCAACCCCGATCCCACGGCCACCTGCCCCCCCAGAGAACTCATCTACTTTTGCCATCCCAGAAAATCGAcagctgctgccccctccctcaccccaacTCCCAAAGCACAACCTTCATGTCACCAAGACGTTGATGGAGACCAGGAGAAGGCTCGAACAGGAGAGACTCACCATGCAGATGGCACCGGGTGACTTCAGAAGGCCCAGGCTGGCCAGTTTTGGGGGCATGGGCTCCACGAGCTCCCTCCCATCCTTTATGGGTTCTGCTAACCACAACCCTGCCATGCACCAGCTTCAGAACGGCTATCAGGGCAATGGGGATTTCAACAGCTGTGTCCCAGCAGCTCCCACCACATCCTCCATCGGGAGCTCCATCCGGCACAGCCCTCTCAGTTCGGGGATCTCCACCCCAGTGACCAACGTGAGCCCCACGCACCTGCAGCACATCCGAGAACAGATGGCCATCGCCTTGAAACGCCTGAAGGAACTTGAGGAGCAGGTGAGAACCATCCCCGTGCTCCAAGTTAAGATCTCTGTCTTGCAAGAAGAGAAAAGGCAGTTGGCCTCGCAGCTGAAAAACCAGAGGGCCGCATCCCAGAACGACTTGTGTGGTGTGAGGAAGCGCTCCTACAGTGCAGGCAATGCGTCCCAGCTGGAGCTGCTCTCCCGAGCCCAAAGGGGTGGCGGGGAATTATACATTGACTAcgaagaggaagagatggagagcgTGGAGCAGAGCACCCTGAGGATCAAGGAGTTCCGGCAGCTCACGGCTGACATGCAGGCACTGGAGCAGAAGATTCAGGACAGCAGCTGTGAGGCCgcctcagagctcagggagaaTGGGCAGTGCCCATCTCGGGAGTGCAAGTCCGTGGCTGTGGGTAGTGATGAGAACATGAATGACATTGTTGTGTACCGCAGAGACTTCAGGTCCTGCAAGGATACGGCTGTGGGGACGGTCACCGAGACAAGGAATTTTGGCATCAGCGTGACAGAAGCCATGCTCGGGGTTATTACGGAGGCTGACAAAGAGATTGAGCTACAGCAGCAGACCATAGAGGCCTTAAAGGAAAAGATTTACCGCCTGGAAGTACAGCTTAAAGAAACGACCCATGACCGGGAGATGACTAAGCTAAAGCAAGAACTACAGGCTGCTGGATCCAGGAAGAAAATTGACAAGGCCACAATGGCTCAGCCCCTTGTCTTCAGCAAGGTGGTGGAGGCCGTGGTGCCAACCAGAGACCAAATGGTTGGCAGTCATGTGGACACAATGGATTTGTGTGTTGGGACCTCTGTGCAGACAAGCAGTGTGGGCACCTCCTGCCATCCTGACCGCAAGAATCAAACCGTGGGGCCTGAGCTGCCCATGAATTGGTGGGTAGTGAAGGAAAGGGTGGGAATGCATGACCGATGCATAGGGAGGTCAGTGGAGACGTGTGACCGGAGCGTGGGGGTGGAAGTCAGCGTCTGTGAAACAGGCAGCAACACAGAGGCTTCTGGGAGTGACCTAACACTCCTAAAGACAAACCTGAACCTCAAAGACGTACGGTCCATTGGCTGTGGAGATTGCTCCGTTGACGTGATTGTCTGCTTTCCCAAGGAGTGCACCTCACGAAGCATGAACACAGAGGCTCTAGGCCGGGAGGAAGCTGCTGTCATGGCGGTGCCTCATACCACAAACCAGCACACCAGCACCAATCTGGAGCAGGTGGACCAGTGCACTAATACGGAGGCGGCCACCCTGGTGGAGTCCTGCACCAACACTTTCCTCAGCACTCTGGAGAAGCAGACTAGCACCCAGACGGTGGAGATGCGAACGGTGGCCATAGGAGAAGGCCGGGTCAAAGACATCAACCCCTCCGCCAAGACTCGGTCTGTTGGTGTTGGGACAGTGCTGTCTGGCTCTTCTGAGTTTGACAAGCCATCTACTGTGAAAACCAAAGAGTCGGGTGTGGGACAGATAAATATCCACGACAGCTATCTGGTTGGTCTCAAAATGAGGACCATAGCGTGTGGGCCTCCGCAGTTGACCGTGGGACTGATGGGCAGCAGGAGGAGCGTGGGTGTTGGGCACGAGCCTGTAGGGGATCTCCTGGAGGAGCCCCCTCAGCCTCAGGTCGCACCTGGAATGATGACTGGCTTGGATCACTACATCGAGCGCGTGCAGAAGCTGCTGGCAGAGCAACAGGCATTGCTGGCTGAGAACTACAGTGAGCTGGCGGAGGCTTTTGGGGAGCCTCATTCACAGATCGGCTCCCTCAATTCGCAGCTCATCAGCACCCTGTCATCCATCAATTCCGTCATGAAGTCTGCAAGCACGGACGAGCTCAGGAACCCCGACTTCCAGAAAAACAGTCTAGGTAAAATCACAG GAAACCACTTAGAATATACTTGTAAGTGCGGAGGCCTTCGGCCGGGAGGACCGTTAAATGTGCAAACATCGCAGCCCGAGCAAGAGGCGGGGATGACAGAAGGGAAGCTCCTTGGGGGCCGGGACCAGTTCCCCGCTCAGGGAGATGCTCTGCGCCCGGTGAACCTGACAGATGACCAGATAGCCACCGGCCTCTATG TATGTCCAAATAATGAAAATACACTGAAGTCTATCATGAAGAAGAACGATGGGAATAAAGATTCAAACGGCGCCAAAAAGAACCTTCAGTTCATTGGCATTAATGGCGG GTATGAATTAAGCGAAAAGGTATTGTCTGCATGCAACTTACTGAAAGATAACATAAACGACCCCAAAGCTTTGACGAGCAAAGACATG AGGTTCTGTCTGAACACCCTCCAGCACGAGTGGTTCCGCGTGTCCAGTCAGAAGTCCGCCGTGCCGGCCATGGTGGGGGACTACATCGCCGCATTCGAGGCCGTCTCCCCGGATGTGCTCCGTTACATCATCAACATGGCCGACGGCAATGGGAACACTGCCCTCCACTACAGTGTGTCTCACTCCAACTTCGAGATTGTCAAGCTGCTTCTGGACGCAG ACGTGTGTAACGTCAACCACCAGAACAAGGCTGGGTACACACCCATCATGCTGGCGGCGCTCGCAGCCGTGGAGGCGGAGAAGGACATGCAGGTTGTAGAAGAGCTCTTCGGCTGTGGAGACGTGAACGCCAAGGCCAGTCAG GCAGGACAGACAGCCCTCATGCTGGCCGTCAGCCACGGGCGGATAGACATGGTGAAGGGCCTCCTGGCCTGTGGGGCTGACGTCAACATCCAGGACGATGAGGGCTCCACCGCCCTAATGTGTGCCAGTGAGCATGGGCACGTGGAGATTGTGAAGTTGCTGCTGGCCCAGCCAGGCTGCAATGGCCACCTGGAGGACAAC GATGGCAGCACTGCTCTCTCCATAGCCCTGGAGGCCGGACACAAAGACATCGCCGTTCTTCTGTATGCCCACGTCAACTTCGCGAAAGCCCCATCTCCG gGCACCCCCAGGCTTGGAAGAAAGACGTCTCCTGGTCCCACTCACCGAGGTTCCTTTGACTGA